A genome region from Sander vitreus isolate 19-12246 chromosome 21, sanVit1, whole genome shotgun sequence includes the following:
- the scn4aa gene encoding sodium channel protein type 4 subunit alpha A, whose product MAPLLPRRGTDAFRRFTKESLAEIERLKDERKKAAEVEGHKVVEGQKEEEPPAPNADLEAGKSLPMIYGDPPSELLNTPLEDLDPFYEDQHTFIVITKGNTIYRFNAEPACYILSPFSLVRRGAIKILIHSLFSLFIMITILSNCVFMTLSNPPAWSKTVEYVFTGIYTTEATIKVLSRGFCVGSFTFLRDPWNWLDFMVISMAYVTEFVDLGNVSALRTFRVLRALKTITVIPGLKTIVAALIQSVKKMVDVMILTVFALAVFALVGLQLFMGNLRQKCVRWPIQTNETAFELFNSTATFNNTMSFNNTMGVNHTTYSNGTFNFNEYIENSENHYFLEGSLDALLCGNSSDAGKCPEGYTCMKAGRNPNFGYTSFDSFGWAFLALFRLMTQDYWENLFQLILRAAGKTYMLFFVVIIFLGSFYLINLILAVVAMAYEEQNQATQREAIEKEEEFQRLLEQFKNQDEQAKCLGSQITLTSKKSLSHHTIFDMTDDERSLGHDEIIKDCNGRIIPRLLIRAPTMVKSATDYELREKSLGSVHSRLHLEEPGLTKMTASALSVLTAAAIEELEEAQRPCPPGWYKFADMFLKWDCCPQWVFFKKWMHFVVMDPFVDLGITICIVLNTLFMAMEHYPMTPEFEYMLSVGNLVFTGIFTAEMFFKLMAMDPYYYFQVGWNIFDSIIVTLSLVELGLANVQGLSVLRSFRLLRVFKLAKSWPTLNMLIKIIGNSVGALGNLTLVLAIIVFIFAVVGMQLFGKNYKECVCKISVDCELPRWHMNDFFHSFLIVFRILCGEWIETMWDCMEVAGAGMCLVVFMMVMVIGNLVVLNLFLALLLSSFSGDNLSTGDDDGEMNNLQIAIGRITRGIDWFKAFIVQTVLQILGRKPKEPEEGLTDDEDPKTEAIEMNHLDTSQNFKMADGIPNCLVEGRPSGFIVDGELSLNVPIAQGESDFENLGDDDDDDDDDDDDDDEDDADCADDSEISDEINNLHYSENLEDESSLLGKGKLMGALNDGDSSVCSTVDYQPPEPEPEEVEEEEPDPVEPEACFTDNCVKRWPCLTVDITQGKGKKWWNLRRTCFTIVEHDWFETFIVFMILLSSGALAFEDIYIERRRTIKIILEFADKVFTYIFIIEMLLKWVAYGFKTYFTNAWCWLDFFIVDISLISLAANWMGYAELGPIKSLRTLRALRPLRALSRFEGMRVVVNALVGAIPSIFNVLLVCLIFWLIFSIMGVNLFAGKFYRCINTTTEELFPITEVNNRSDCMAVKEATKEARWVNVKVNYDNVGLGYLSLLQVSTFKGWMDIMYAAVDSREVEEQPSYEINLYMYIYFVIFIIFGSFFTLNLFIGVIIDNFNQQKKKFGDKDIFMTEEQKKYYEAMKKLGSKKPQKPIPRPTNPVQGLVFDFISQQFFDIFIMVLICLNMVTMMVETDDQSAEKEDFLFKVNVAFIVVFTGECVLKLFALRQYYFTNGWNVFDFVVVILSIAGTMLSDIIEKYFVSPTLFRVIRLARIGRILRLIKGAKGIRTLLFALMMSLPALFNIGLLLFLVMFIFSIFGMSNFAYVKKQAGIDDVFNFETFGGSIICLFEITTSAGWDGLLLPMLSNEFPDCDPDFENPGTDVKGNCGNTIMSMTFFCSYIIVTFLVVVNMYIAIILENFNVAQEESGDALCEDDFEMFNETWEKFDLDGSQFIEYRQLSDFCDTLQPPLRVAKPNRLRLIEMDLPLVIGDRIHCLDVLMAVTQMVLGDTVEMAAMRLSIEAKFILSNPTSDSFAPITTTVRHKEEQMAIVVIQRAYRNHLLKRCVRHAAFMHRCKRVGRKDEGEDPPEKEGMLARRMGVLYGSNVDLAGEMEQADLETLASRQPPNPETLSHYTEAQCCPEPPEPNIIVVPVEITNEVLLHSAPNPHLFILHANVRETIV is encoded by the exons ATGGCGCCCCTGCTCCCTCGCCGAGGCACCGATGCGTTCCGCCGCTTCACCAAGGAATCGCTGGCGGAGATCGAGAGGCTCAAGgatgaaagaaaaaaggctGCAGAAGTAGAGGGCCACAAGGTGGTAGAGGGCCAGAAGGAGGAGGAGCCACCGGCCCCAAACGCTGATCTGGAGGCAGGCAAGAGTCTGCCCATGATCTACGGAGACCCTCCATCAGAGCTGCTCAACACACCTCTGGAGGACCTGGACCCCTTCTACGAAGACCAGCAC acattcATTGTGATCACTAAAGGAAACACAATCTACAGGTTCAACGCTGAACCGGCTTGCTACATTCTGAGCCCCTTTAGTTTGGTTAGAAGAGGAGCCATCAAAATTCTCATACATTC ATTATTTAGCCTGTTCATCATGATTACGATTCTATCGAATTGTGTATTCATGACGCTGAGCAACCCACCAGCATGGAGTAAAACTGTTGA gtATGTTTTTACTGGTATCTATACCACTGAGGCAACAATCAAAGTGTTGTCAAGAGGTTTCTGTGTTGGGTCTTTTACATTCCTTCGAGATCCATGGAATTGGCTGGATTTCATGGTGATCAGCATGGC ATACGTCACTGAGTTTGTTGACCTTGGCAACGTGTCAGCTCTCAGGACCTTTCGTGTACTTCGAGCCCTTAAAACAATTACTGTGATtcctg GTTTGAAAACCATCGTGGCTGCCTTGATCCAGTCAGTGAAGAAAATGGTGGACGTCATGATCCTGACCGTCTTTGCCCTCGCTGTGTTTGCCCTCGTTGGCCTTCAACTCTTTATGGGAAATCTGCGTCAGAAGTGTGTGCGATGGCCCATCCAAACAAATGAAACAGCATTTGAATTATTTAACTCCACCGCCACGTTTAACAACACCATGTCTTTCAACAACACCATGGGCGTCAATCATACAACATATTCCAATGGCACCTTCAATTTCAATGAGTATATTGAGAACTCGG AGAATCACTATTTTTTGGAAGGCAGTCTAGATGCTCTACTTTGTGGAAACAGCTCTGATGCTGG AAAGTGCCCAGAAGGATACACGTGCATGAAGGCTGGAAGGAACCCCAACTTTGGCTACACCAGTTTTGACTCGTTTGGCTGGGCCTTCCTGGCCCTCTTCAGACTCATGACGCAGGACTACTGGGAGAACCTTTTCCAGCTG ATCCTTCGGGCGGCTGGTAAGACATACATGCTATTCTTTGTGGTGATTATCTTTCTGGGCTCCTTCTACCTCATCAACCTCATCCTGGCTGTGGTAGCCATGGCTTATGAAGAACAGAATCAGGCAACTCAGCGAGAGGCCATCGAGAAAGAGGAAGAGTTCCAGCGGCTACTAGAGCAATTCAAGAATCAGGATGAGCAG GCAAAATGTCTTGGGAGCCAAATCACTCTAACCAGTAAGAAGTCGCTCAGTCATCACACCATATTTGATATGACGGATGATGAACGAAGCCTTGGACATGATGAAATTATCAAGGATTGTAACGGGAGAATCATTCCCCGTCTGTTAATCAGAGCGCCCACCATGGTCAAG TCTGCTACAGATTACGAACTCCGAGAGAAGTCATTAGGCTCGGTGCACAGCAGGCTTCATCTGGAAGAACCAGGCCTGACAAAGATGACTGCTAGTGCTCTGTCTGTGCTCACTGCAGCTGCTATAGAAG AGTTGGAGGAGGCTCAGAGGCCGTGCCCACCCGGCTGGTACAAGTTTGCAGACATGTTCCTGAAGTGGGACTGCTGCCCGCAATGGGTGTTCTTCAAAAAGTGGATGCACTTTGTGGTGATGGACCCTTTTGTCGACTTGGGCATCACCATCTGCATCGTGCTCAACACCCTCTTCATGGCCATGGAGCACTACCCCATGACCCCAGAGTTTGAATACATGCTCTCAGTGGGGAATCTG GTTTTCACCGGGATCTTCACAGCGGAGATGTTCTTCAAGCTGATGGCCATGGATCCCTACTACTACTTTCAAGTTGGCTGGAACATTTTTGACAGCATCATCGTCACTCTCAGTCTGGTGGAGTTGGGGCTGGCAAATGTCCAGGGCCTGTCTGTCCTCAGGTCCTTCCGTCTG CTTCGTGTCTTCAAACTAGCAAAGTCCTGGCCCACACTCAACATGCTGATCAAAATTATTGGTAACTCAGTAGGAGCTTTAGGAAACCTGACTTTGGTGCTGGCCATCATCGTCTTCATCTTCGCCGTGGTGGGTATGCAGCTCTTTGGCAAGAACTACAAGGAATGCGTGTGCAAGATCTCCGTAGACTGCGAGCTGCCGCGCTGGCACATGAACGACTTCTTCCACTCGTTCCTCATCGTGTTCCGCATCCTGTGCGGGGAGTGGATCGAGACCATGTGGGACTGCATGGAGGTGGCCGGAGCTGGGATGTGTTTAGTCGTCTTCATGATGGTCATGGTCATCGGAAATCTAGTG GTGTTGAACCTCTTCCTGGCCTTGCTGCTCAGCTCGTTCAGCGGAGACAACCTCTCCACGGGGGATGATGACGGAGAGATGAACAATCTCCAGATTGCCATTGGCAGGATCACACGAGGCATCGACTGGTTCAAAGCGTTCATCGTTCAAACTGTCCTGCAGATTCTGGGCAGAAAGCCCAAAGAGCCCGAGGAGGGTCTGACGGACGACGAGGACCCTAAAACAGAGGCAATTGAAATGAACCACTTGGACACAAGTCAGAATTTCAAAATGGCAGATGGGATACCCAATTGTTTGGTTGAAGGCCGGCCTTCTGGATTTATTGTGGATGGAGAGCTCAGTCTCAATGTGCCAATCGCTCAGGGAGAGTCAGACTTTGAAAACctgggtgatgatgatgatgatgatgatgatgatgatgatgatgatgatgaagatgatgctGATTGTGCTGATGACTCAGAGATTTCAGATGAGATAAATAATCTGCATTACTCG GAAAACTTAGAAGATGAAAGTAGCTTGCTGGGAAAAGGCAAA CTGATGGGTGCTTTGAATGATGGGGATTCTTCAGTGTGTAGCACAGTGGACTATCAACCACCTGAGCCTGAACCAGAAGAAGTGGAAGAAGAAGAGCCAGACCCAGTGGAGCCAGAGGCCTGCTTCACTGACA ACTGTGTGAAGCGCTGGCCGTGTCTGACTGTGGACATCACCCAAGGTAAAGGCAAAAAATGGTGGAACCTCCGTAGGACTTGCTTCACTATTGTGGAGCATGACTGGTTTGAAACCTTCATAGTCTTTATGATCCTCCTCAGCAGCGGAGCTCTG GCCTTTGAAGACATATACATAGAAAGGCGCCGAACCATCAAAATTATTCTGGAGTTTGCTGACAAAGTTTTCACCTACATCTTTATCATCGAGATGCTCCTTAAATGGGTCGCATACGGCTTCAAGACCTACTTCACCAACGCTTGGTGTTGGTTAGACTTTTTCATTGTAGAT ATTTCCCTGATTAGTTTAGCTGCCAACTGGATGGGATACGCTGAGCTTGGACCAATCAAATCCCTCAGGACTCTCAGGGCACTAAGGCCTCTTCGAGCGCTCTCAAGATTTGAAGGGATGAGG GTGGTGGTGAATGCTCTCGTTGGAGCGATTCCTTCCATCTTCAACGTGCTGCTGGTGTGTCTGATCTTCTGGCTCATCTTCAGCATCATGGGAGTTAACCTGTTTGCCGGGAAGTTCTACCGCTGCATCAACACCACCACAGAGGAGCTGTTCCCCATTACGGAGGTCAACAACCGGAGCGACTGCATGGCTGTCAAAGAGGCCACGAAGGAAGCCCGCTGGGTCAACGTCAAAGTCAACTATGACAATGTGGGACTAGGCTATCTGTCACTGCTTCAAGTG TCAACTTTTAAAGGCTGGATGGACATCATGTATGCTGCCGTTGACTCAAGAGAG GTAGAGGAGCAACCTTCTTATGAGATCAACCTCTACATGTACATTTACTttgtcatcttcatcatctttgGCTCTTTCTTCACACTCAACCTCTTCATTGGTGTCATTATTGACAATTTCAaccaacaaaagaaaaag TTTGGAGATAAAGACATCTTCATGACTGAGGAACAAAAAAAGTACTATGAAGCCATGAAGAAACTTGGCTCCAAGAAGCCACAGAAGCCGATTCCACGTCCAACG AACCCAGTCCAGGGATTGGTGTTTGACTTCATCAGTCAGCAGTTCTTTGACATCTTCATCATGGTGCTCATCTGCCTCAACATGGTGACCATGATGGTGGAGACGGACGACCAGAGCGCAGAGAAGGAAGATTTCCTCTTTAAAGTAAACGTGGCTTTCATTGTCGTCTTCACCGGAGAGTGTGTGTTGAAGCTCTTTGCCCTGCGACAATACTACTTCACCAACGGATGGAACGTTTTTGATTTTGTTGTGGTCATCTTGTCCATAGCTG GTACAATGCTCTCAGACATAATCGAGAAGTACTTTGTGTCACCCACTCTGTTCAGAGTGATCAGACTGGCCAGAATAGGCAGGATTCTGAGACTTATCAAAGGAGCGAAGGGCATTCGGACTCTTCTCTTCGCTCTAATGATGTCCCTTCCTGCCCTGTTCAATATTGGCCTCCTGCTCTTCCTCGTTATGTTCATCTTCTCCATATTTGGCATGTCAAACTTTGCCTATGTCAAGAAGCAGGCTGGAATCGATGATGTATTTAACTTTGAGACGTTTGGGGGCAGCATTATCTGCTTGTTTGAGATCACAACATCAGCTGGCTGGGATGGACTTTTACTTCCAATGCTGAGCAACGAGTTTCCAGACTGTGATCCAGACTTTGAGAACCCAGGCACGGATGTAAAGGGTAACTGCGGCAATACGATCATGAGCATGACGTTCTTCTGCAGCTACATCATCGTCACATTTTTAGTGGTGGTCAACATGTATATCGCCATCATCTTGGAGAACTTCAATGTGGCGCAGGAAGAGAGCGGTGATGCACTCTGCGAGGACGACTTTGAGATGTTCAATGAGACTTGGGAGAAGTTTGACTTAGATGGATCTCAGTTCATTGAGTATCGCCAGCTCTCAGATTTCTGTGATACCTTGCAGCCGCCGCTGAGGGTTGCCAAGCCCAATCGGCTTCGCCTGATTGAAATGGATCTGCCCCTGGTCATTGGGGACAGGATCCACTGCCTGGATGTTTTGATGGCCGTCACACAGATGGTCTTGGGAGACACAGTGGAGATGGCGGCAATGCGGCTGAGCATCGAGGCCAAGTTCATCCTGAGCAACCCCACCTCAGACTCTTTTGCACCAATTACAACAACGGTGCGCCACAAAGAAGAGCAGATGGCCATTGTAGTCATTCAGAGGGCTTACCGCAACCACCTGCTGAAACGCTGCGTACGCCACGCCGCTTTCATGCACCGCTGTAAGAGGGTGGGTAGAAAGGACGAAGGTGAAGACCCACCAGAGAAAGAGGGTATGCTCGCACGAAGGATGGGAGTGCTCTATGGGAGCAACGTGGACCTTGCAGGGGAGATGGAGCAGGCTGATTTAGAAACTCTAGCAAGCCGACAGCCTCCTAATCCCGAGACATTGTCACATTACACAGAGGCCCAGTGCTGTCCAGAACCCCCCGAGCCAAATATCATTGTTGTACCTGTAGAAATTACTAATGAGGTTTTATTACATTCTGCCCCCAACCCACACCTCTTTATCCTACATGCAAATGTGAGAGAGACGATTGTATAA